The following proteins are encoded in a genomic region of [Eubacterium] hominis:
- a CDS encoding TnpV protein, with translation MKLEYIPMGEQLIPNLTLKDEGKITLGKYALMRKHYLKEHRPIQFTNYLTTQTLNQHLMEIDQIATQRHDLLLEQMMKQQGVNEALKESNQMEWIQKMNSIEETIHEILRQELIYD, from the coding sequence ATGAAACTAGAATACATTCCAATGGGAGAACAATTGATTCCCAACTTAACACTCAAGGACGAAGGGAAAATCACGCTTGGGAAATACGCCTTGATGAGAAAACATTATCTCAAAGAACATCGTCCGATACAATTCACAAATTATTTGACAACACAGACACTCAATCAACACTTGATGGAGATCGACCAGATCGCCACACAACGACACGATCTACTGCTCGAACAGATGATGAAACAACAAGGAGTGAACGAAGCGTTGAAAGAATCCAATCAGATGGAATGGATTCAAAAGATGAACAGTATCGAGGAAACGATTCACGAAATTCTCCGTCAAGAACTGATTTACGATTAG